One part of the Paenibacillus silvisoli genome encodes these proteins:
- a CDS encoding DUF1761 domain-containing protein: MLLNEINYGAVAVTGILSLVLGFLWMAVIWKKPYQRDMYGKVYGSADADGPSNAEKMQSFIIYILVSFVTSIAYAVCLQLWQAGGQAFGYDGDSLAGAFWFTMLLTAGYTLPFTVGKKVWQFKSWTVVAVDTSYEVVRFTMLLLIFWFWS, encoded by the coding sequence ATGCTGTTGAACGAAATCAATTATGGAGCGGTTGCGGTAACGGGCATTCTATCCTTGGTGCTGGGCTTTCTGTGGATGGCCGTCATTTGGAAGAAGCCTTATCAGCGGGACATGTACGGCAAAGTATACGGTTCGGCGGATGCGGACGGGCCAAGCAATGCGGAGAAGATGCAATCGTTCATCATTTACATTCTCGTCTCCTTCGTAACGTCGATCGCTTACGCGGTATGCTTGCAGCTGTGGCAAGCCGGCGGTCAAGCCTTCGGTTATGACGGCGATTCGCTGGCAGGGGCGTTCTGGTTCACGATGCTGCTGACCGCGGGCTATACGCTGCCGTTCACGGTCGGCAAAAAGGTATGGCAGTTCAAAAGCTGGACCGTTGTCGCGGTCGACACGTCCTATGAAGTCGTTCGCTTTACGATGCTGCTGCTGATCTTCTGGTTCTGGAGCTAA